One genomic segment of Pongo pygmaeus isolate AG05252 chromosome 19, NHGRI_mPonPyg2-v2.0_pri, whole genome shotgun sequence includes these proteins:
- the CHD3 gene encoding chromodomain-helicase-DNA-binding protein 3 isoform X8, producing MASPLRDEEEEEEEMVVSEEEEEEEEEGDEEEEEVEAADEDDEEDDDEGLLGRGPGHDRGRDRHSPPGCHLFPPPPPPPPPPLPPPPPPPPPDKDDIRLLPSALGVKKRKRGPKKQKENKPGKPRKRKKRDSEEEFGSERDEYREKSESGGSEYGTGPGRKRRRKHREKKEKKTKRRKKGEGDGGQKQVEQKSSATLLLTWGLEDVEHVFSEEDYHTLTNYKAFSQFMRPLIAKKNPKIPMSKMMTILGAKWREFSANNPFKGSAAAVAAAAAAAAAAVAEQVSAAVSSATPIAPSGPPALPPPPAADIQPPPIRRAKTKEGKGPGHKRRSKSPRVPDGRKKLRGKKMAPLKIKLGLLGGKRKKGGSYVFQSDEGPEPEAEESDLDSGSVHSASGRPDGPVRTKKLKRGRPGRKKKKVLGCPAVAGEEEVDGYETDHQDYCEVCQQGGEIILCDTCPRAYHLVCLDPELDRAPEGKWSCPHCEKEGVQWEAKEEEEEYEEEGEEEGEKEEEDDHMEYCRVCKDGGELLCCDACISSYHIHCLNPPLPDIPNGEWLCPRCTCPVLKGRVQKILHWRWGEPPVAVPAPQQADGNPDVPPPRPLQGRSEREFFVKWVGLSYWHCSWAKELQLEIFHLVMYRNYQRKNDMDEPPPLDYGSGEDDGKSDKRKVKDPHYAEMEEKYYRFGIKPEWMTVHRIINHSVDKKGNYHYLVKWRDLPYDQSTWEEDEMNIPEYEEHKQSYWRHRELIMGEDPAQPRKYKKKKKELQGDGPPSSPTNDPTVKYETQPRFITATGGTLHMYQLEGLNWLRFSWAQGTDTILADEMGLGKTIQTIVFLYSLYKEGHTKGPFLVSAPLSTIINWEREFQMWAPKFYVVTYTGDKDSRAIIRENEFSFEDNAIKGGKKAFKMKREAQVKFHVLLTSYELITIDQAALGSIRWACLVVDEAHRLKNNQSKFFRVLNGYKIDHKLLLTGTPLQNNLEELFHLLNFLTPERFNNLEGFLEEFADISKEDQIKKLHDLLGPHMLRRLKADVFKNMPAKTELIVRVELSPMQKKYYKYILTRNFEALNSRGGGNQVSLLNIMMDLKKCCNHPYLFPVAAMESPKLPSGAYEGGALIKSSGKLMLLQKMLRKLKEQGHRVLIFSQMTKMLDLLEDFLDYEGYKYERIDGGITGALRQEAIDRFNAPGAQQFCFLLSTRAGGLGINLATADTVIIFDSDWNPHNDIQAFSRAHRIGQANKVMIYRFVTRASVEERITQVAKRKMMLTHLVVRPGLGSKAGSMSKQELDDILKFGTEELFKDENEGENKEEDSSVIHYDNEAIARLLDRNQDATEDTDVQNMNEYLSSFKVAQYVVREEDKIEEIEREIIKQEENVDPDYWEKLLRHHYEQQQEDLARNLGKGKRVRKQVNYNDAAQEDQDNQSEYSVGSEEEDEDFDERPEGRRQSKRQLRNEKDKPLPPLLARVGGNIEVLGFNTRQRKAFLNAVMRWGMPPQDAFTTQWLVRDLRGKTEKEFKAYVSLFMRHLCEPGADGSETFADGVPREGLSRQQVLTRIGVMSLVKKKVQEFEHINGRWSMPELMPDPSADSKRSSRASSPTKTSPTTPEASAANSPCTSKPATPAPSEKGEGIRTPLEKEEAENQEEKPEKNSRIGEKMETEADAPSPAPSLGERLEPRKIPLEDEVPGVPGEMEPEPGYRGDREKSATESTPGERGEEKPLDGQEHRERPEGETGDLGKRAEDAKGDRELRPGPRDEPRSNGRREEKTEKPRFMFNIADGGFTELHTLWQNEERAAISSGKLNEIWHRRHDYWLLAGIVLHGYARWQDIQNDAQFAIINEPFKTEANKGNFLEMKNKFLARRFKLLEQALVIEEQLRRAAYLNLSQEPAHPAMALHARFAEAECLAESHQHLSKESLAGNKPANAVLHKVLNQLEELLSDMKADVTRLPATLSRIPPIAARLQMSERSILSRLASKGTEPHPTPAFPPGPYATPPGYGAAFSAAPVGALAAAGANYSQMPAGSFITAATNGPPVLVKKEKEMVGALVSDGLDRKEPRAGEVICIDD from the exons ATGGCTTCCCCTCTGagggacgaggaggaggaggaggaggagatggtggtgtcggaggaggaagaagaggaggaagaagagggcgacgaggaggaggaggaggtggaggcggCCGACGAGGACGATGAGGAGGACGACGACGAGGGACTACTCGGGCGCGGGCCGGGCCACGACCGGGGCCGCGACCGCCACAGCCCCCCCGGCTGCCACCTcttcccgccgccgccgccgccgccgccgccaccgctgcccccgccgccgccgcccccgccgccag ATAAGGATGACATTCGGCTGCTGCCTTCAGCATTGGGTGTGAAGAAGAGAAAACGAGGACCCAAGAAGCAGAAGGAGAACAAGCCAGGAAAACCCCGAAAACGCAAGAAGCGT gacAGTGAGGAGGAATTTGGTTCTGAGCGAGATGAGTACCGGGAGAAGTCAGAGAGTGGGGGCAGTGAATATGGAACCGGACCGGGTCGGAAACGAAGAAGGAAGCACcgagaaaaaaaggagaagaagacaAAGCGGCGGAAAAAGGGGGAGGGAGATGGGGGGCAAAAG CAAGTGGAACAGAAGTCATCAGCAACTCTGCTTCTGACCTGGGGCCTGGAGGATGTGGAGCATGTGTTCTCTGAGGAGGATTACCACACACTCACCAACTACAAAGCCTTCAGCCAATTCATGAG GCCCCTAATTGCTAAGAAGAATCCTAAGATCCCAATGTCCAAGATGATGACCATCCTTGGGGCCAAATGGAGAGAGTTCAGCGCCAACAACCCCTTCAAGGGGTCAGCAGCTGCTGtggcggcggcagcggcagcggcagcagcagctGTAGCTGAGCAGGTGTCAGCTGCTGTCTCGTCGGCCACCCCCATAGCACCCTCCGGACCCCCCGCCCTTCCACCACCCCCTGCTGCTGATATCCAGCCCCCACCCATCCGAAGAGCCAAAACCAAAGAGGGCAAAG GTCCAGGCCATAAGAGGCGGAGTAAGAGCCCCCGAGTGCCTGATGGACGCAAGAAGCTTCGGGGAAAGAAAATGGCACCACTCAAAATAAAACTAGGGCTGTTGGGtggcaagaggaagaaaggaggctCG TATGTTTTTCAGAGCGACGAAGGTCCTGAACCAGAGGCTGAAGAATCAGACCTGGACAGTGGCAGTGTCCACAGTGCCTCAGGCCGGCCTGATGGTCCTGTCCGCACCAAGAAACTAAAGAGAGGCCGtccaggaaggaagaagaagaagg TCCTGGGCTGTCCTGCAGTGGCCGGGGAGGAGGAGGTTGATGGCTACGAGACGGATCACCAGGATTACTGTGAGGTGTGCCAGCAGGGTGGGGAAATTATTCTGTGTGACACCTGCCCTCGTGCCTACCACCTCGTCTGCCTTGATCCTGAGCTTGACCGGGCTCCAGAGGGCAAATGGAGCTGCCCTCACTGT GAGAAGGAGGGGGTCcagtgggaggccaaggaggaagaagaagaatacgaagaggagggagaggaagaaggggagaaggaggaggaggatgatcACATGGAGTACTGCCGCGTATGCAAGGACGGCGGGGAGCTCCTGTGCTGTGATGCGTGCATCTCCTCCTACCACATTCATTGTCTAAACCCTCCCCTGCCTGACATTCCCAATGGTGAATGGCTGTGTCCCCGATGCACA tgccccGTGCTGAAGGGTCGAGTGCAGAAGATCCTACATTGGCGGTGGGGGGAGCCACCTGTAGCAGTGCCAGCCCCTCAACAGGCAGATGGAAATCCAGATGTCCCACCCCCCCGTCCTCTTCAAGGCAGATCGGAGCGAGAGTTCTTTGTCAAGTGGGTAGGACTATCCTACTGGCACTGCTCCTGGGCCAAGGAGCTTCAG CTGGAAATCTTCCATTTGGTTATGTATCGAAACTACCAGCGGAAGAATGACATGGATGAGCCCCCACCCCTGGACTATGGCTCCGGCGAGGATGATGGGAAGAGTGACAAGCGTAAAGTGAAAGACCCACACTATGCTGAGATGGAGGAGAAGTACTATCGTTTTGGCATCAAGCCAGAGTGGATGACCGTCCACCGTATCATCAACCACAG TGTGGATAAAAAGGGGAATTACCACTATCTAGTAAAATGGAGGGACTTACCATATGACCAGTCCACGTGggaggaagatgaaatgaatatcCCTGAATATGAAGAACATAAGCAAAGCTACTGGAGACACCG AGAACTAATTATGGGGGAAGACCCTGCCCAGCCCCGCAagtataagaaaaagaagaaggagctACAGGGTGATGGGCCTCCCAGTTCTCCCACTAATGAT CCTACCGTGAAATATGAGACTCAGCCACGGTTTATCACAGCCACTGGAGGCACCCTGCACATGTATCAGCTGGAAGGGCTGAACTGGCTACGCTTCTCCTGGGCCCAGGGCACTGACACCATTCTAGCTGATGAGATGGGGCTGGGCAAAACCATACAAACCATCGTCTTCCTCTACTCACTCTACAAGGAG GGCCACACAAAAGGTCCCTTCCTGGTGAGTGCCCCACTCTCTACCATCATTAACTGGGAGCGGGAGTTCCAGATGTGGGCACCCAAATTCTATGTGGTGACATACACGGGTGACAAAGACAGCCGGGCCATCATTCGTGAGAATGAATTCTCCTTTGAGGACAACGCCATCAAAGGGGGCAAGAAAGCTTTTAAGATGAAG AGGGAGGCACAAGTGAAGTTCCATGTTCTCCTGACATCGTATGAGCTGATCACCATTGATCAGGCAGCACTTGGTTCCATCCGCTGGGCCTGTCTCGTGGTAGATGAGGCCCATCGACTCAAGAACAACCAGTCCAAG TTTTTCAGGGTTCTCAATGGTTACAAGATAGATCATAAGTTGCTGCTGACAGGAACCCCATTGCAGAATAATCTGGAGGAGCTCTTCCATCTCCTGAACTTCCTCACCCCAGAGAGATTTAA CAActtggagggcttcctggaggagtttGCTGACATATCCAAAGAGGACCAGATCAAGAAACTGCATGATTTGCTGGGGCCACACATGCTGCGGAGACTCAAGGCAGATGTCTTTAAGAACATGCCAGCCAAGACAGAGCTCATCGTTCGGGTGGAGCTAAGCCCCATGCAGAA GAAATACTACAAATACATCCTGACTCGAAATTTTGAGGCCTTGAATTCACGAGGTGGTGGGAACCAGGTGTCACTGCTTAATATCATGATGGATCTTAAGAAGTGCTGCAACCATCCATACCTTTTTCCCGTGGCTGCTATG GAGTCCCCCAAACTCCCCAGTGGGGCTTATGAGGGTGGGGCACTTATTAAGTCGTCTGGGAAGCTCATGCTGCTCCAGAAGATGCTGCGAAAGCTGAAGGAGCAAGGACACCGAGTGCTCATCTTCTCGCAG ATGACCAAAATGTTAGACTTGCTTGAGGACTTCTTAGACTATGAAGGCTACAAGTATGAGCGCATCGATGGTGGTATCACGGGTGCCCTGAGGCAGGAGGCCATCGATCGGTTTAATG CTCCTGGGGCCCAACAATTCTGCTTCCTCCTGTCCACCCGAGCTGGGGGCCTGGGCATCAATCTGGCCACTGCTGACACTGTCATCATCTTTGATTCTGACTGGAACCCCCATAATGACATCCAG GCCTTCAGCCGGGCTCATCGGATTGGCCAGGCCAACAAAGTGATGATTTACCGGTTTGTGACTCGTGCGTCAGTGGAAGAGCGAATCACACAAGTGGCCAAGAGAAAGATGATGCTGACACACCTGGTTGTGCGGCCTGGGCTGGGCTCCAAGGCAGGCTCCATGTCCAAGCAGGAGCTTGACGACATTCTCAAATTTGGCACTGAAGAGCTGTTCAAGGATGAAAACGAGG GGGAGAACAAGGAGGAGGACAGCAGTGTGATTCATTATGACAATGAGGCCATCGCTCGGCTGTTGGACCGGAACCAGGATGCAACTGAGGACACTGACGTGCAGAACATGAATGAATATCTCAGCTCCTTCAAGGTGGCACAGTACGTCGTGCGGGAGGAAGACAAG ATTGAGGAAATTGAGCGAGAGATCATCAAGCAGGAGGAGAATGTAGATCCTGACTACTGGGAGAAGCTGCTGAGGCATCACTATGAGCAACAGCAGGAAGACCTAGCCCGGAATCTAGGCAAGGGCAAGCGGGTTCGCAAGCAAGTTAACTACAATGATGCTGCTCAGGAAGACCAAG ACAACCAGTCAGAATACTCGGTGGGTtcagaggaggaggatgaagactTCGATGAACGTCCTGAAG GGCGTAGACAGTCAAAGAGGCAGCTCCGGAATGAGAAAGATAAGCCACTGCCTCCACTGCTGGCCCGAGTCGGGGGCAACATTGAG GTGCTGGGCTTCAACACCCGTCAGCGGAAGGCTTTCCTCAATGCTGTGATGCGCTGGGGGATGCCACCACAGGATGCCTTCACCACGCAGTGGCTGGTGCGGGACCTGAGGGGCAAGACTGAGAAGGAGTTTAA GGCCTATGTGTCTTTGTTCATGCGCCATCTGTGTGAGCCTGGGGCAGACGGCTCTGAAACCTTTGCCGATGGGGTCCCTCGGGAGGGACTGAGTCGCCAGCAGGTGTTGACCCGCATTGGAGTCATGTCTCTCGTCAAAAAGAAG GTGCAGGAGTTTGAGCACATCAATGGGCGTTGGTCAATGCCGGAACTGATGCCTGACCCCAGCGCCGACTCTAAGCGCTCCTCCAGAGCCTCCTCTCCTACCAAAACGTCTCCCACcactcctgaggcttctgctgCCAACAGTCCCTGCACCTCTAAACCTG CTACTCCAGCTCCAAGTGAGAAAGGAGAAGGCATAAGGACACCTCTTGAGAAGGAGGAAGCTGAAAACCAGGAGGAAAAGCCAGAGAAGAACAGCAGAATTGGGGAGAAGATGGAGACAGAG GCTGatgcccccagcccagccccatcaCTCGGGGAGCGGCTGGAGCCAAGGAAGATTCCTCTAGAGGATGAGGTGCCAGGGGTGCCTGGAGAGATGGAGCCTGAACCTGGGTACCGTGGGGACAGAGAGAAGTCAG CCACAGAGTCGACGCCAGGAGAAAGGGGGGAGGAGAAGCCGTTGGATGGACAGGAACACAGGGAGAGGCCGGAGGGGGAAACAGGGGATTTGGGCAAGAGAG CAGAAGATGCAAAAGGTGACCGGGAGCTTCGACCAGGGCCTCGAGATGAGCCACGGTCCAATGGGCGACgagaggaaaagacagagaagCCCCGGTTCATGTTCAATATCGCAGATGGTGGCTTCACAG AGCTTCACACACTGTGGCAGAATGAGGAACGGGCAGCTATTTCCTCGGGGAAACTCAATGAGATCTGGCACAGAAGACATGACTATTGGCTTCTGGCTGGGATTGTCCT CCATGGCTATGCACGGTGGCAGGACATCCAGAATGATGCTCAATTTGCCATTATCAACGAGCCATTTAAAACTGAAGCCAATAAGGGGAACTTTCTGGAGATGAAAAATAAGTTCCTGGCCCGGAGGTTCAAG CTCCTGGAGCAGGCGCTGGTGATTGAGGAGCAGCTGCGGCGGGCGGCCTACCTGAACCTGTCGCAGGAGCCGGCGCACCCCGCCATGGCCCTCCACGCCCGCTTCGCCGAGGCCGAGTGCCTGGCCGAGAGCCACCAGCACCTCTCCAAGGAGTCGCTGGCGGGGAACAAGCCGGCCAACGCCGTCCTGCACAAGG TTCTGAACCAGCTGGAGGAGTTGCTGAGCGACATGAAGGCGGACGTGACCCGCCTGCCAGCCACACTGTCCCGAATACCCCCCATCGCAGCCCGCCTTCAGATGTCCGAGCGCAGCATCCTCAGCCGGCTGGCCAGCAAGGGCACGGAGCCTCACCCCACACCG GCCTTCCCCCCGGGTCCTTACGCTACACCTCCGGGGTACGGGGCAGCCTTCAGCGCCGCACCCGTAGGGGCCCTGGCCGCCGCAGGCGCCAATTACAGCCAGATGCCTGCAGGGTCCTTCATCACAG CCGCCACCAACGGCCCTCCAGTGCTggtgaagaaggagaaggaaatggtGGGGGCACTGGTGTCAGACGGGCTGGATCGGAAGGAGCCCCGAGCCGGGGAGGTGATCTGTATAGACGACTGA